GCCAGACCGAGCGCGATCTGCTGCCCGATGCCTCTCGTCGAACCGGTGACGAGCGCCCAGGTTCCCTCGAGCGAGGAGACGGTCCTCGGACTCACCTTGCGTCACCTCCCGGGTCCTGCTCCGGCGTCCCGCGCGGCCTCAGGGTCGTGAGGACGAGCAGGGTCTCCCCCGCCCCGGTCTTGTTCGGCGACGGGTCGGCGTACGGGTTCTCCTCCGTGGGGAAGCCGTCGAAGCGCCCGACGTTGAACTCGGCCCACGAGGGGTTCGGATAGAGCGGGATGGCCGGAGCCTCGGAAACGAAGATGCGCTGGAGCCTGGCGGCGAGCCGCCGCTGTCCCTCGAGGTCGGGCTCGCCCTCGAACGCGACGAGCACGCTGTCGGCCGCGGCGCTTCCGAACCGGTGCCAGTTCCCCGCCGCGATCTCGCCTACGGGCTCGACCGTCTCGGGCGACATCAGCCAGCGGTAGAACGTGTAGGGCGTCGGGCCCTCGTACGACCACCCCAGGCTCATGTCGAAGTCGCCCTTCTGGACGCGCTGGAACCAGGCCCCGAAGTCGTACGTCCTGACAGACGCGCTGACGCCGATCTCCTCGAACCCGCGGGCGATGACCTGCGCCGCGCGGACCCAGTCAGACCATCCGGAGACGGTCATGACGTCGAAGGTCAGCGGGTCGCCGTTCTCGTCGACCCGGAACCCGTCCTCTCCCCGCTCGTATCCGGCCTCGTCCAGGATCGCGTTCGCCCGCTCGACGTCGAAGGCGACCCAGTCGCCGGCCGCGAGCGCGTCGGGGTCCTTCCACGCGAGGAAGGCGTCGGAGAGCGCCGTCGCGTCCGCGGGCCTCGTGTAGTTGTAGAGGGCGACCTCGACCAACAGCTGACGGTCGACCGCCATGCTGAACGCCTTCCGAACATGGACGTCGTCGAACGGCGGCTTCTGCGTGTTGACGTAGAGGAAGATCGTGCTGCCGGTCAGCGGGAACCAGTAGTCGTGGGTCTCGGGCGAGCGCTCGACGAACACACGGTCGATGGCCGGCACGAAGTTCCCGGCCCAGTCGACCTCGTCGAACACGAGAGCGAGGTTCGCGCGGTCGTTCGAAGGCAGCGCGGGGAACCGGAGCGCCTCGACGGCCGGCTTCCCCTCCTGCCAGTAGTAGGGGTTCCTTCCGAGCTCGTAGACCTGGTTCCGGAAGACGCGCACCTCGGTGAAGGGGCCGGTCGCGACCGGGTTCTCGTTGGGGAACGAGACCGGGTCCTCGACGTCCTTCCAGATGTGCTCCGGGACGATGACCTGCGTGACGATGCGCCCGAACCCGGGCACGAAGAGACGCTGGAAGCGGAAGTCGAGCGTGTTCTCGTCGACGAGCCGGATGTCCTCGAGAAAGGTCCACGCGCCGATGTCGTCGAGCGCGGGGAACTCCCTCAGAAGGTCGAAGGTGAAGTAGACGTCGCGCGCCGAGAACGGTTCCCCGTCGGACCAGCGGACGCCCTCGCGCGTCGTGACGCGCAGCACGAGGTTGCTCTCGCGCCACTCGTGCGACACTGCGAGCCACGGCACGTGCTCCGACTTCACGCTGTTGAACACATAGAGCGGCTCGTAGACGCCCGCGACCGTCGGCCACCTCGCGGCCGACGCCGTGGTCAGCGGGTTGAAGTTCCTGATCCACGAGGAGTGCTGCTCGACCGACACGACCAGTACGTCGGGCGGGGCCGTCTGGTGGTCGACCGTGCAGCCAGGGAGAAGCACCGCCGTCAGGACGGCGACGAGCGCTGCTGTCAGCACACGGCGTGGGGTCATTTGGCCGTCCCGTAGACTCTGACGTAGTCTATGAGCATCGTCTGGGGGAACGTGGTGGACGCGTCGGGCGGGCCGACGTAGTTCCCGCCGACGGCGACGTTCAGAATGATGAAGAAGTCGTGGTCGAAGACCCACTCGGTCCCCGACGGGAGGTCCGAGGGGGTCAGCGTCATGTAGTCCTGATCATCGACCGACCAGGTGATCGAGTTCGCGTCCCAGTCGACGGCGAAGACGTGGAAGTCGTCGTTGAACGTGTCGCTCGGGAGCGTGTAGGTCCCCCCGACCGACCCGCCGCCGGAGTAGCCGGGACCGTGGAGCGCGCCGCTGGCGACGTTCGGAAGCTGCCCGCGGTACTCCATGATGTCGATCTCCCCGCAGTCGGGCCAGCCGACGGTCCCGAAGTCGGCCCCGAGGAGCCAGAACGCCGGCCAGATGCCCTGTCCTATGGGGAGCTTGATGCGGGCTTCGAACCGGCCACGTGTCCGGGCGAACCGGTAGCGCGTCGTGATGCGGCCGGAGGTGTAGTCCTGTCCCTGATAGCTCTCCTCGCGCGCGACGATCCTGAGGTTCCCTTCCCCGTCGAGCGAGACGTTCTCGGGCCGGTCGGTGTCGTACTCAAGCTGGTTGTTGCCCCAGTCGGTGCCGATGTCAAACATCCAGTTCGTCGTGTCGGGCGACTGCCCCTCGGGTCCGTCGAACTCGTCGGACCACACGAGACTGACCTCCCGCGTGCCGGTGACCGACTCACATCCCGGTCCCATGGCGACGAGTGAGGCCAGCGCGAGCAGGACGAACGCGGTCCGGACGTATCTTCCCGTCACTTCCTCTTCCTCCCCACCGGTACGGACGCGTTGTTGTTCTCGACCTCCGGAAAGAGCCGCGAGTCCTCGAGCGCGGCCTTCAGGACGAGCGTGGCCGCGCCGATCGCGACCGACTTCGGTCCGAGCTCGCTGGCACGGATATCGGCAGCCTTGACCGAGCTCACGAGCGTGCGTCGCCTCGCCGTCTCGCGGAGCGGCACCAGGAGCAGCTCGCCGAGCCCCGCCAGATCGCCGCCGACGACGACCATCGAGGGGTTCATCAGGTTCAGGAGTCCGGCCACGACGATGCCCAGATGGCCCGCCGCCTCGCGCGCGACCTGCACGGCGACCGGGTCGCCGACGAGCGCCGCCTCCTCGAGCGCGGCGATGTCGAACTCGCGGCCGGCGAGCATGCTGTCGGGGTGTTCCTCGAGAAGCTCGGTGGCACGCTCGAGAAGCGCCGGGGTCCCGATAAGCGTCACGAGACATCCTCTGAGACCGCAGATGCAGGGCTTGCCGTGCGGGTCGATGGCGGTGTGGCCGATCTCGCCGGCGACGCCGGTGGCGCCCCGGTAGATCTCGCCACCCATGATGTGCCCGGAGCCGATGCCGGTCGCGACCTTGATGTACGCGAAGTCGTCCACGTCCCGACCAGCGCCCCACCAGTGTTCGGCCAGTGCGCCCAGGTTGGCGTCGTTATCGACCAGCAGCGGCACGCCGTAGCGCTCGCCGAGGTCGTCGAGGCCCAGCCGACCCTCCCACTCGGGCAGGACGATGGCGGAGAGCTCGTCGGGATGCGCCGG
This region of Candidatus Effluviviaceae Genus V sp. genomic DNA includes:
- a CDS encoding ROK family protein → MDRVRKGERRSDPGDPRPLADAVLRLIWRERRISRAAIAKKAKLSRSTVSEVVSEILPTGLVEEVGLGKSRGGRRPVLLEFQDRACVILGVEMGAAHVAVALTDLRGNVLCWEEREHPVRTDPEGTRRLVTELADCCLGNGVRDGRPLVGIGVAIPSPFDPAHPDELSAIVLPEWEGRLGLDDLGERYGVPLLVDNDANLGALAEHWWGAGRDVDDFAYIKVATGIGSGHIMGGEIYRGATGVAGEIGHTAIDPHGKPCICGLRGCLVTLIGTPALLERATELLEEHPDSMLAGREFDIAALEEAALVGDPVAVQVAREAAGHLGIVVAGLLNLMNPSMVVVGGDLAGLGELLLVPLRETARRRTLVSSVKAADIRASELGPKSVAIGAATLVLKAALEDSRLFPEVENNNASVPVGRKRK
- a CDS encoding family 16 glycosylhydrolase produces the protein MGPGCESVTGTREVSLVWSDEFDGPEGQSPDTTNWMFDIGTDWGNNQLEYDTDRPENVSLDGEGNLRIVAREESYQGQDYTSGRITTRYRFARTRGRFEARIKLPIGQGIWPAFWLLGADFGTVGWPDCGEIDIMEYRGQLPNVASGALHGPGYSGGGSVGGTYTLPSDTFNDDFHVFAVDWDANSITWSVDDQDYMTLTPSDLPSGTEWVFDHDFFIILNVAVGGNYVGPPDASTTFPQTMLIDYVRVYGTAK
- a CDS encoding ABC transporter substrate-binding protein — protein: MTAALVAVLTAVLLPGCTVDHQTAPPDVLVVSVEQHSSWIRNFNPLTTASAARWPTVAGVYEPLYVFNSVKSEHVPWLAVSHEWRESNLVLRVTTREGVRWSDGEPFSARDVYFTFDLLREFPALDDIGAWTFLEDIRLVDENTLDFRFQRLFVPGFGRIVTQVIVPEHIWKDVEDPVSFPNENPVATGPFTEVRVFRNQVYELGRNPYYWQEGKPAVEALRFPALPSNDRANLALVFDEVDWAGNFVPAIDRVFVERSPETHDYWFPLTGSTIFLYVNTQKPPFDDVHVRKAFSMAVDRQLLVEVALYNYTRPADATALSDAFLAWKDPDALAAGDWVAFDVERANAILDEAGYERGEDGFRVDENGDPLTFDVMTVSGWSDWVRAAQVIARGFEEIGVSASVRTYDFGAWFQRVQKGDFDMSLGWSYEGPTPYTFYRWLMSPETVEPVGEIAAGNWHRFGSAAADSVLVAFEGEPDLEGQRRLAARLQRIFVSEAPAIPLYPNPSWAEFNVGRFDGFPTEENPYADPSPNKTGAGETLLVLTTLRPRGTPEQDPGGDAR